The following DNA comes from Gammaproteobacteria bacterium.
TCACCTCGAACGCGAGATCGTCTGGGCGACCATTCGCTCGATCGTTCAGCTCCTGGCCGTGGGAGCGGTCCTGGCGATCGTCATCGACCCGGCACAGCCGCTGATCTTGTCGTGGATCTGGGTCGGCGCAATGACCGTCTTCGCAGCGATCGTCGTGCAGCGTCGGGCACGTGAGGTTCCGGACATCCTTCGCCTCAGCTTCCTGGCGCTCGGGATCTCCTCGGTGGTGACGCTCGGAGTCATCTTCGGGTTGCGCGTGTTTCCGCTCGAAGGCCGAACCCTCGTGCCGTTGGCCGGGATGATGATCGGCAACTCGATGAAAGCGACGGTCGTGGCGGCACGCAGAGTCATCGAGGAGATCCGCGACAAGCGCCACGAGGTCGAGGCACGCCTCGCCCTGGGCCAGGCGTCGGGTTTGGCGGCACGACCGTACGTGAGGGCTGCGCTCCGCACTGCGCTGACACCCCAGATCGAGACCACGAAGGCGGTGGGTCTCGTGTTCCTTCCCGGGGCGATGACCGGACTGATCCTCGCCGGTGTCGATCCGGTCGACGCGGTCCTGGTGCAGGCGGCGATCATGTACCTGATCCTGGGTTCGGTGGCGACGACCTCGACCGTGGTCGCACTCGGAGTCGCAGGCCGGCTCTTCACCGACGATCACCGACTCAAGCGGCTGCCTCGTCCTTCCGACGTGTCAACACGGCCCGGGCTGCTGGCGTCGCTCGTCGTCCGACTGCGCCGCGTATCCCCCTGAGCCCTGGGCTCGTAGGTCCCCTATGGGTACCCCTGAGCCCTGGGTTCGCAGTATCCACAGGCGCAAAGAAAAAGCCGCCGGGGATACCGGCGGCTCTTCCGATTCACTTGGTGCTAGCGCCGAG
Coding sequences within:
- the fetB gene encoding iron export ABC transporter permease subunit FetB, translated to MASGDVTTLGLIASLVLIVVALGLSLWQRLHLEREIVWATIRSIVQLLAVGAVLAIVIDPAQPLILSWIWVGAMTVFAAIVVQRRAREVPDILRLSFLALGISSVVTLGVIFGLRVFPLEGRTLVPLAGMMIGNSMKATVVAARRVIEEIRDKRHEVEARLALGQASGLAARPYVRAALRTALTPQIETTKAVGLVFLPGAMTGLILAGVDPVDAVLVQAAIMYLILGSVATTSTVVALGVAGRLFTDDHRLKRLPRPSDVSTRPGLLASLVVRLRRVSP